In the genome of Leishmania major strain Friedlin complete genome, chromosome 22, the window CCCTCTCGACACAAGCGTTCGCTGTTCCAAAACGCTTCTGTGTAGGTGACGAAGGACCTCTATCCTTGTCTCTGTCACCACGAGCCTGACAACGCACGCGTGCTTGACGCAGATACTCGCACGCGCCCACACTGGCAGAGAAGCTGATAGGTGCTCCTGACTGTCGACCCCgcggagaagagagacgaTACCGCGAAACAGTCAAGACCCAAGAGAAGAGAGTTACAGGTGGCAAGGTGGGTGAGATGAGGGGCAAAAAAAGCACCCAAAAAAATTTCTGATCTCAAGAGGAGGCAGCACCACAAAGGATAGGCTCtcatgcgcatgcgtgtgcgtgcgcgtgcattgcgaaaggcgaggaggaagagggagggagggagggagggagggagggagggaggggcaaggATGCAAAGCCATGCGTCTTGCACCATGTTTGCGTCTGTAATGTGCGCTCACCTTGCGCACTCATTTCCTTTTCCTTCGAACTGCACAACTGCAGGGTGGAAATCAAGCGGAGCCAATGATGACAGGACGCGGGGGTCTGGTGAGTGTACGAGATCTCTTCGCCGCtcctcaccccaccccctttccctcGCTTGCTCTTGGACCTCCTACACCTTTTTTTCTATGTTTCTGCTGTCGTTGCGGAGCTCTTCTGCTGGCGTCAAGGGCACAAGAAGTCTTCGAGAAGACCAACCTGAGAAGCTAAAAAAAAGGGTCAGAGATGGATCTATTCGCTGCACACTGCCGGCATTGTGCCTCAGGAAGGGTGTGATGTGTTCTTCGAGCGGAGCGACAGCTTTTcgtgcctgcgccgccgccgccacatctCCCGtcctcacccccccccctcctcctcctcctcgccatcatctgccgctcccgctctCACACTTACTTCAACTTGACCATATGCGTCTAAACCCGCTTTCCTGCATGACAAGctcggaggaagagggggtagggggaggggaggagcaTCGATCGAGGTGGCGCGCAGAGGACGCTGCTAAGGCgaacacaacaacaacgaggTGGACATGCCGGCTGCGTCAAAGCCCTCCCACGCGCAAAACAaagacacgcgtgcgcaggaGAAGCTCAagctatatatatatatatatatttacGTGTATAGGTGGATATCTATAGCCATAGGTCTATAGGGATAGCCGTAGCTACAGAGACCGCTATCATGAAGATGTCTAAAGTGTTAAGCCCCAAACGCTTAAAAGGCAAAGCAAGACGGACAGAAACAGgcatggcacacacacacacacacacacacaccaagcGAGGTGGCCAAGACGGCAACGGCACGAGCACCAATGCACAAGGTACCAGAGAcagagacgcgcacacacacagtcgaAAGGAAGCAACAAAATAAAGGGAGAGGAACACCGAGAAAACGCAGAGAGTGTATTCAGCTACACGTGGCTATTCCGTGTTGCGTTCACTGGTACAGTGGTGATTGCAtccgcgtgcgcgtgcctgcagcaggagcggaAAAGTCGCACTCGTCATCCACGTCGATCAATGCCCCCGCCACGCCACCGGCGGGACGAACGGGTACCACTTGGAGAGGCTCGTTAGCCTCGCAGACACAACCGCAGATGGACTTGATACTCTTCTTAGGAtccggctgctgctcctgcgtTGCCCAGCTCATAGCCGCACTGTCGGCCCGCCCATCGTCGCGGTgaagcaccgccgtcgccgcgcgaTCAAACTGGGGCCCGAGGTATCGGCTGACGGAGTTCGTGCGGCTGTCGCAGCCCTCGGCGGTGCTACAGCGACTATTACCAGCTGAAGACACCACGCCACTCCTCTGGCCTCCCGGTCGCACGCCGGCTCCAAAGAGGCACGgcggggccgccgcggccgctgcaccagcacTGGCGTCGGCACCAAGAATGCCGCCGGTGTACTGCAGCATCTCGTGGTCAACCGGCCCGCAGACATTCCTGGTGATGGCCGCATTAGACAAGTCCCACAAGCTGGCGTCTCCAGCCGTCATCGTgtgggcgccgccgcacctcTCCATCATCGTCATGGCAGAGATACAGAGCTCCACGTCACGCCCAtgcgggtggcggcgcggcgtgctgccaccgccgaggaAGGTGTCCTTGTGGATAGACTGGTCCGTTGGCGTGTGCACAACTACCTTCTCCCCTCCTAGCCCCTCCATCATAACGGCGCACATGCCAAGTGCTTCGTTGGCACCAGCGCAAGCCTCCGCAAGCTCAGCGGCGGGGGCGTTCGCGTTCGGATTGGTGGggagcgctgcagcaacgctTCCGTTCGCAAGCGGCGCTCGTGCCTGCGCGGTGCAGCCCGGGAACGGAGGAGGAATGGGGAGAGAATGGCCAAGAGATACCCGGGCGGCGCACGCGTTCACGGGTGTGTCGCGACGTGCGAGGCCGTGGTTCAGCTCGTAAATTCTGCGAATCTCAGGTGGGCATGGGGAAGGGAGCCGGTGAACGCCGCTGCACCCGGTGTCGGCCATGCAGGAGCCGCGAATCCAGCTTAAACACACGTTGCGCGGCACATTCGCGTAAACGCAACTCGTCGCGTTGCGGCACGCGCCGTACCAGCGGAGGCACGGGTGCAGCTCAGCGCTGAAGGCGCGATCCTCCGGGTagaggcagcgccgcggcattGTTGCGTTGGCAGCACCCTTCGTCACCGTCGGGTCAGAATGCTCGATCTTAGCTACGGAGTCGTCGCCGGCTccgtcgccatcgccatcctcgtcgtccgccgcctccacgggAAAGATGCAGCGAGCGATGACGTGGTCgtacgccgctgcagcgccgctgaggGTCCCCGCACCTGCGACGGGTCGCTTGAGCACCCCCGACTGCTCGAAAGAGCGGTCACGTTCGGGGGTGTCCACAGTCCTCGAGGTAAAGCCACTGCCCAATCCGCCGTGAAGAGCATAGTGCTGCCCGTTCTTGttcgcagcggctgcggctgctgttgtcACCGGGGTCGCTGCTGGGCATTCTTCGCAAGCCTCCACAGCCTCACCTCCGTGTTCGTGGcggaaggcgaagaagaacGCCTTGGAGTGGATAAAGCGCGATGCCTCCGGGTTGCAGCTGGCCAGCTCCAGTAGGATTCGCGTCAGCTCACCTTTGCTGGCGTAGAGCAACTGCTTCTGCAGAGCCACGCCAGACAGGCCGCGCGCAATAGCCGAGAAATCCGACGCCCCTCCCGAAGCGCCTTGAGCAGTGGAGGTGCCTGCTGATGCGCTTGTTCGTCCTTGATCTGCTGCAGCCAtcgccgttgtcgctgcACAGGCAGCTTCCGGCACCGACGCCCACATGGACAGTGGTGTCACCGTCAGGTTTGGAGAAGAGGGCATCAACGGGCCGCCACGGGAGCCATAGCCGCTGACCCCATCAACGCCGTAGTGCTGGAGGAAAAGATGGTGCTGGTGTGGCACGTGTGCGTACGCAGGCGAAGAGATGACAGCGGTACCCGTTTTCTGGCACCTCCGTCTAGTGCTGCCGGGGGTTGGGAGAGGCGAACAACACTGGTCACGGCCACTGGCGTACGCCTGcgaggacgacggcggcggtgacgcgt includes:
- a CDS encoding glucoamylase-like protein, encoding MAVAVHPPLSRGSQRAVSTAASEPASVSSATTSVASRASTSNTASAPATLVSDRPLNQSSPPPPLPFGTAAPTGPTRASTVSTVPQNGVNPRQTTANTADRRSTRVHTPAHMRPQQFHAPPHTHRGDGNGNTNGNGGSSSGGPLASTAVPHAFAATYASSPFFQRVTDTAPMPQSSPDAPRAAASTASANAKDEENSMLQLQDVTPITNAGDSKQESQLLSQLRATAESGCDSGHYSHRQETADHDGSAGVTPAVSSATANTAPLQSSPFTGAHNAFVAGGIPPWSTLPYAQPQPCPMVRVLAHQQSVFFPCECNTSQCMAAKPFSQSTSPSDTARLCGTPGGLSTSQSVTMCSTGQRRSRGAVSVAAANGTAMSSACPLTSPESVSGHLSGIYASPPPSSSQAYASGRDQCCSPLPTPGSTRRRCQKTGTAVISSPAYAHVPHQHHLFLQHYGVDGVSGYGSRGGPLMPSSPNLTVTPLSMWASVPEAACAATTAMAAADQGRTSASAGTSTAQGASGGASDFSAIARGLSGVALQKQLLYASKGELTRILLELASCNPEASRFIHSKAFFFAFRHEHGGEAVEACEECPAATPVTTAAAAAANKNGQHYALHGGLGSGFTSRTVDTPERDRSFEQSGVLKRPVAGAGTLSGAAAAYDHVIARCIFPVEAADDEDGDGDGAGDDSVAKIEHSDPTVTKGAANATMPRRCLYPEDRAFSAELHPCLRWYGACRNATSCVYANVPRNVCLSWIRGSCMADTGCSGVHRLPSPCPPEIRRIYELNHGLARRDTPVNACAARVSLGHSLPIPPPFPGCTAQARAPLANGSVAAALPTNPNANAPAAELAEACAGANEALGMCAVMMEGLGGEKVVVHTPTDQSIHKDTFLGGGSTPRRHPHGRDVELCISAMTMMERCGGAHTMTAGDASLWDLSNAAITRNVCGPVDHEMLQYTGGILGADASAGAAAAAAPPCLFGAGVRPGGQRSGVVSSAGNSRCSTAEGCDSRTNSVSRYLGPQFDRAATAVLHRDDGRADSAAMSWATQEQQPDPKKSIKSICGCVCEANEPLQVVPVRPAGGVAGALIDVDDECDFSAPAAGTRTRMQSPLYQ